DNA sequence from the Bradyrhizobium sp. CIAT3101 genome:
CTTCCTGCAGGATCGCACCTTCGACATCGCCGGGCCGAACCCGACGCCGGACGAGCAGAAGAAGATCGACGAATCCTACACCGCCTATCTCGCCGATCAGCGCCGCAGCAATGAAGCGGCCCAGGCCACGGCGCGGCAGCAGCGCGAGCAGCAGGAACAACAGGTGCAGCAGCTTCAGCAGGTCGCGTTGCGAACCGAGGTCGAGCGGGTGCCGGTGCCCGTGGAACGGCCGAAGGCGCTGCGCCAGAAGGGCACGCCCTGCACCAAGGGGTCGTTCTCCTGCGAATGGCCGCGGCTGTCGGAGAGCTTGAACGATATCAAGAAGCTGTTCAGCCCGACGCCGAGCAAGCCGGCGAAGAAGGGATAAAGTTGCGACGACAGTGGAGTTTGTTGCCTCAGTGCGCCTGCTTCTTCTTGCTCTTCTTGGGTGTCGTCACCGGCGGCGTAGCCGGTTCCGGAGCCGTCTGTGAATTGCTCAACGCCTTGCGGCTCTCCTGCAAGCGCGCATCGTAGCCGGGAGAGTTCGTGACGGTCGGTGGCCGGGCGCAGGCCAGCGTCGACGCGCCGCACAGCGCGGCCAGCGCGAGCCCGATCATCAAACAACGCTTCATCCCGCTCCTCCCTCGCTCTCAAGCCGCGCCGCGGATCTGCTGTGGCGAAAGCCCCGGCGGGCCCTTCCCGGCCGTCTCCGCCTGCTTGATCAGCGCAACAATGCGGCGCATCAGCGGCGCATCGACATTGTTCTGCTCCGCCAACGCAATGACCGCGCCCTGGAGATAGTCGATCTCGGTCTTGCGGCCCTGCTTCAAATCCTGCCACATCGAGGAGCGTGCCTCGGGATCGATCTTCATCGTCCGCCCCAGGATCGCGTTGAAGATCATGTCGGGCAATCTCAGCAGGGTCGGCGTCCAGTTCGACGGGATTGGCGTTGCCGAGGCCGGCGTGATGCCGGCGGCCTTCAGCGCGGCCAGACCTTCCGCCATCTGGTCGGCGAACAGTCTTCGCCAGTCGCGGTTCGCCAGTTGCGCGGCGAGCGGCATGTCGGACAGCGCGCTGAGCGCGTTGTTCAGATTGATGATCAGCTTGCCCCATTGTACGCCGGCGATGTCGCGGCTGGCGCGCAGATTGAGCCCCGGCACCGAGAGCGCCGCTGCCGTGTTGTCGGCATCTTCGCCAACGGTGATGTCGCCGGAGGTCGAACGGTGAAAACGCCCCTCACCCATTGCGACCACATTGAAAGGCACCATGCCGGCGAGCACGCGCCGGCCGCCGAGCCGCTCCTGCAGCACCGCGACATTGCCGACGCCGTTCTGCAACGACACGATGACGGCATCCTGCGGCGCGTGCCGCGCGATCTGGTCCGCGACATCGGCGGTGTCGGCGCTCTTGACCGTGACCAGCACGATGCCGGCGCTGTGGAAGATGGAAGGATCCTCCGACAGCGCGAGCCGGCCCGCATCCAGCTTCGTCTCGGCGCCGTCGAAATCCGTGAGCCGCAGGCCAAACCGCTCGATCTCGGTCTTCACCCGCGGCCGCACCAGCAGTGCGACCCGACGGCCGGCAGCTGCCAGCTGGCCTCCGACAAAACAGCCGATGGCGCCGGCGCCGGCCACCACGATCGGTCGATCCGTAACCACCAGATCTTGCTCCCCTTAACGACCGGCCTTCGATAGCAGAGGTAGAGCGGCATGCCCATCACGACGCATCCGCCTTGTAACCGTCATGAGAGCCCCATATGTTTTTGCCCCGGGGGGCAAGTCAGCGGCGAGAGCTCGCCGAACGAGACGCCAAAGGAGAGCACCATGGGTCTACTCGACGTCCTCAACGGCATGCAGAACGGTCCCCGTGGCCCGAGCACCCCGAGCTCAGAGCAATCGTCCGGCGGCATGTCGCCGATGACGATGGCGATCCTCGGCCTGCTCGCCTGGAAGGCATTCAAGCATATCACCGCAGGCCAGCCGGGCGCCGCGCCGCAATCGGCGCCGACACCTGTCCCTCCCCCGGCGAACGCGGGCCCGGGCGGCAGCCTCGGTAGCGCGCTTGGTGGCGGTGGCGGCCTCGGTGATGTCCTCAAGGGCGGCCTCGGCGGCCTGCTCGCGGGTGGTGCGGCGGGCTCCGTGCTCAGCGGCGGCCTCGGCGATCTCCTCAACCAGCTCCAGCAGGGTGGCCACGGCGAGACCGCGAGCACCTGGGTCGGCAAGGGCGAGAACAAGGCCATCAGCCCCGGCGATCTCGCCAACGCACTCGGCGCCGACCAGATCCAGAGCCTGTCGGCCCAGAGCGGCCTGTCGCGCGACGACCTGCTCTCCGGCCTCAGCCAATACCTGCCGCAGGTGGTCGATCATCTGACGCCGGACGGACGGCTGCCGACCGAGAACGAGATCTCGGGACGAATTTAATCGAAGTTGGATCTACGCATTCGGCAAGGGGAGCACTGACATGAGCATGGGCGGCCTGTTGTGGATCATCGTGGTCGGCTTCGTCGCCGGCCTCATCGCGCGTTTTCTGGCACCGGGACCGAACAACCCGAGTGGCTTCATCCTCACCACCATCCTCGGCATCGTCGGTGCGTTTCTGGCGACCTTCGTCGGCCAGGCCATCGGCCATTACAGCCCGGACCAAGGCGCGGGCTTCATCATGGCCACGATCGGCGCGGTGGTGGTGCTGTTCATCTGGCACCGCCTGGTCGCGAGCGGCGTGATCAAGGGGTAGTCACGGCCGCTTTGCGCGTGGTCTATCAACACACTCGATGTCGTCCCGGCGAAGGCCGGGACCCATAGCCACCGAACCTGGTTTGGCGAAGATTAGTAGTTGCCGACTTCGCGCCATAACCACGCCCTGTGG
Encoded proteins:
- a CDS encoding 2-dehydropantoate 2-reductase, encoding MVTDRPIVVAGAGAIGCFVGGQLAAAGRRVALLVRPRVKTEIERFGLRLTDFDGAETKLDAGRLALSEDPSIFHSAGIVLVTVKSADTADVADQIARHAPQDAVIVSLQNGVGNVAVLQERLGGRRVLAGMVPFNVVAMGEGRFHRSTSGDITVGEDADNTAAALSVPGLNLRASRDIAGVQWGKLIINLNNALSALSDMPLAAQLANRDWRRLFADQMAEGLAALKAAGITPASATPIPSNWTPTLLRLPDMIFNAILGRTMKIDPEARSSMWQDLKQGRKTEIDYLQGAVIALAEQNNVDAPLMRRIVALIKQAETAGKGPPGLSPQQIRGAA
- a CDS encoding YidB family protein, translated to MGLLDVLNGMQNGPRGPSTPSSEQSSGGMSPMTMAILGLLAWKAFKHITAGQPGAAPQSAPTPVPPPANAGPGGSLGSALGGGGGLGDVLKGGLGGLLAGGAAGSVLSGGLGDLLNQLQQGGHGETASTWVGKGENKAISPGDLANALGADQIQSLSAQSGLSRDDLLSGLSQYLPQVVDHLTPDGRLPTENEISGRI
- a CDS encoding GlsB/YeaQ/YmgE family stress response membrane protein, producing the protein MSMGGLLWIIVVGFVAGLIARFLAPGPNNPSGFILTTILGIVGAFLATFVGQAIGHYSPDQGAGFIMATIGAVVVLFIWHRLVASGVIKG